In Halococcus agarilyticus, one genomic interval encodes:
- a CDS encoding ABC transporter ATP-binding protein, whose translation MGRTTLDGVTKRFAGEHDEVVAVDDLSLEIRDGEFLVLVGPSGCGKSTTLRTIAGLETVTEGEIRIGEREVTGVKPKDRDIAMVFQNYALYPQKTVRGNMRFGLAMTTDLDDSEIERRVEEAADLLDITELLDRRPRALSGGQQQRVALGRAIVRDPAVFLMDEPLSNLDAKLRTQMRTELQELHDELGATTVYVTHDQTEAMTMGDRIAVLDGGRLQQVGTPLELYYEPANRFVATFIGSPSMNTIEGTFDDEALVFPGFTYPLTDDQREALAAGLTGEAVTLGIRPEDIRLDAESGPRSAEFTASIVEPMGNENVLHLDHEMGELVATVGGGQLVREGDTVRATLPADHVHAFDGETGEALFNRTRTEETATGVIGTAGGSDGTGDRSSGVGSVGGGSS comes from the coding sequence ATGGGACGGACGACGCTCGACGGAGTGACCAAGCGGTTCGCGGGCGAGCACGACGAGGTGGTCGCGGTCGACGATCTGTCGCTCGAGATCCGGGACGGGGAGTTCCTCGTTCTCGTCGGTCCCTCCGGCTGTGGGAAGTCGACCACCCTCCGCACCATCGCCGGGCTGGAGACGGTCACCGAGGGTGAGATCAGGATCGGCGAACGCGAGGTCACCGGCGTCAAACCGAAAGACCGTGACATCGCGATGGTGTTCCAGAACTACGCGCTGTATCCACAGAAGACCGTTCGTGGCAACATGCGTTTCGGGCTCGCGATGACGACCGACCTCGACGACAGCGAGATCGAGCGACGCGTCGAGGAGGCCGCCGACCTGCTCGACATCACGGAGCTGCTGGACCGGCGGCCACGGGCGCTCTCGGGCGGCCAACAGCAGCGGGTCGCGCTCGGCCGGGCGATCGTCCGCGATCCGGCCGTCTTCCTGATGGACGAACCGCTCTCGAATCTCGACGCGAAACTCCGCACCCAGATGCGGACGGAGCTCCAGGAGCTCCACGACGAACTCGGGGCGACGACGGTCTACGTCACCCACGACCAGACCGAGGCGATGACGATGGGCGACCGGATCGCCGTGCTCGACGGGGGACGACTCCAGCAGGTCGGCACGCCGCTCGAACTCTACTACGAGCCGGCGAATCGGTTCGTCGCCACGTTCATCGGCTCCCCGTCGATGAACACCATCGAGGGCACGTTCGACGACGAGGCGCTCGTCTTCCCCGGCTTCACCTACCCGCTGACCGACGACCAGCGCGAGGCGCTGGCGGCGGGGCTCACCGGCGAAGCGGTCACGCTGGGGATCCGCCCGGAGGACATCCGCCTCGACGCCGAGAGTGGACCGCGGAGCGCCGAGTTCACCGCTAGCATCGTCGAGCCGATGGGCAACGAGAACGTCCTCCACCTCGATCACGAGATGGGCGAACTCGTCGCGACCGTCGGCGGCGGCCAGCTCGTCAGGGAGGGCGATACCGTTCGTGCAACGCTCCCCGCCGACCACGTTCACGCCTTCGACGGCGAAACCGGCGAGGCGCTGTTCAATCGGACCCGAACCGAGGAGACCGCCACCGGCGTGATCGGGACGGCCGGCGGGAGCGACGGAACCGGTGACCGGTCGTCGGGAGTCGGGAGCGTCGGGGGTGGCTCGTCGTGA
- a CDS encoding carbohydrate ABC transporter permease: MSTLDDSISSSIGRAASAVRNAVGRVTDRPTEENNFAGLLFVLPNVIVFTLFLLGPIVYALVLSFQEWNLFLGTGELTWVTLFGVRLPLGNYADILQPWPWENNWGALRSPSFNLWWFAVRNTALYTIVVVPTQIVGGFLVALALDSRIRGKKVFRTAFFVPVMLSAAASGVIWRWVLSKNGVVNEFLRPLGLAHDWANSPETALGALMLIGLWGGIGFNMILYLAGLQNIPDELYEAARIDGASGLQRIRHVTWPNLRNTHFFVTVLAIIGTFQVFGIALAFAEGGPARATTTVVVLIYETAFDQSSFGRATAMAFLLFAVVFVFSYYRYRIEQQDEVAY, translated from the coding sequence GTGAGCACGCTCGACGACTCGATCAGTTCCTCGATCGGGCGTGCCGCGTCGGCAGTTCGGAACGCGGTGGGGCGCGTCACCGACCGTCCGACCGAGGAGAACAACTTCGCCGGGCTCCTGTTCGTTCTCCCGAACGTGATCGTGTTCACGCTGTTCTTGCTGGGACCGATCGTCTACGCGCTCGTCCTCTCCTTTCAGGAGTGGAACCTGTTTCTCGGCACCGGCGAACTCACCTGGGTGACGCTGTTCGGCGTCAGGCTCCCGCTCGGGAACTACGCCGATATCCTCCAGCCGTGGCCGTGGGAGAACAACTGGGGGGCGCTCAGAAGTCCGTCGTTCAACCTGTGGTGGTTCGCGGTCCGGAACACGGCGCTGTACACGATCGTCGTGGTGCCGACCCAGATCGTCGGGGGCTTTCTGGTCGCGCTCGCCCTCGACAGCCGCATTCGTGGCAAGAAGGTCTTCCGCACCGCCTTCTTCGTTCCCGTCATGCTGTCGGCGGCCGCCAGCGGCGTGATCTGGCGGTGGGTGCTCTCGAAGAACGGCGTCGTCAACGAGTTCCTCCGGCCGCTCGGGCTGGCCCACGACTGGGCGAACAGCCCCGAAACCGCGCTCGGCGCGCTGATGCTCATCGGGCTGTGGGGCGGGATCGGGTTCAACATGATCCTCTATCTCGCCGGGCTCCAGAACATCCCCGACGAGCTGTACGAGGCCGCCCGGATCGACGGCGCGAGCGGTCTCCAACGGATCCGTCACGTCACGTGGCCGAACCTCCGCAACACCCACTTCTTCGTCACGGTGCTCGCGATCATCGGCACCTTCCAGGTGTTCGGGATCGCGCTGGCGTTCGCGGAGGGCGGCCCGGCCCGCGCGACGACCACGGTCGTCGTGCTCATCTACGAGACGGCGTTCGATCAGAGCAGCTTCGGCCGCGCGACGGCGATGGCCTTCCTGCTGTTCGCCGTCGTCTTCGTGTTCAGCTACTACCGCTATCGGATCGAACAGCAGGACGAGGTGGCATACTGA
- a CDS encoding carbohydrate ABC transporter permease → MSKSSYDYPGYERSGSRYWAKTTILYGGITFGALLWSLPLWWMLSTALSGNPTGASVSFIPAEPTLANFEELFATEPVGRWFFNSIVFAGSVTAFNLVFDSLAGYALAKIEFVGREKLFLLFVATIMVPAMVTLIPVYVLLAELGWVNTYQGLIAPLIAQPIGIFLLRQHFMNLPSSLGDAAKIDGCNEFQTFYKVYLPLAKPALATLGIYTFVTTWKNFEWPLIIASDESMYTLPVALFAVRNQYFTEWGLVMAAAAVIVLPVIAVFLSAQKYFIRGMTLSGMKG, encoded by the coding sequence ATGTCGAAATCGAGCTACGACTACCCCGGCTACGAACGCTCCGGCTCCCGGTACTGGGCGAAGACCACGATCCTGTACGGCGGCATCACCTTCGGTGCGCTGCTCTGGTCGCTCCCGCTCTGGTGGATGCTCTCGACCGCGCTTTCGGGGAATCCGACCGGCGCGTCGGTGTCGTTCATCCCGGCCGAGCCAACCCTGGCGAACTTCGAGGAGCTGTTCGCGACCGAACCGGTCGGCCGCTGGTTCTTCAACTCGATCGTGTTCGCCGGCAGCGTCACGGCGTTCAACCTCGTCTTCGACAGTCTCGCGGGCTACGCGCTGGCGAAGATCGAGTTCGTCGGCCGCGAGAAGCTGTTCCTCCTGTTCGTCGCGACGATCATGGTGCCGGCGATGGTGACGCTCATCCCCGTGTACGTCCTCCTCGCGGAGCTGGGCTGGGTGAACACCTATCAGGGGCTGATCGCGCCGTTGATCGCCCAGCCGATCGGGATCTTCCTGCTGCGCCAGCACTTCATGAACCTCCCGTCGTCGCTCGGCGACGCGGCCAAGATCGACGGCTGCAACGAGTTCCAGACGTTCTACAAGGTGTACCTGCCGCTGGCGAAGCCCGCGCTGGCGACGCTCGGGATCTACACGTTCGTTACGACGTGGAAGAACTTCGAGTGGCCGCTGATCATCGCCAGCGACGAGTCGATGTACACGCTGCCGGTCGCGCTGTTCGCCGTCCGGAACCAGTACTTCACCGAGTGGGGGCTGGTGATGGCCGCCGCCGCGGTCATCGTGCTCCCGGTCATCGCCGTGTTCCTCTCGGCGCAGAAGTACTTCATCCGCGGGATGACGC